The DNA sequence AAATACAGGCGGAATATGCTGTACAATGACAATACCGGGTATTGAGGGTGGAAGCTTTTTCAGAACATGGAACAATGCTTCCGTACCACCTGTTGATGCGCCGATTCCGATTATCCTCTTGTGATCACAGCGTATTGGAACATCGGTAGTTGCCGTATCTCTGACCCGTTTGAATCTTACCTTGGCTTTTGATGCAATTTTCACTTTGTTTATGAGGTCATTGATCACGGCTTCCACGCTTTTTGCCGATTGTTCGTTTGGCTTTGTCACAAAATCAACCGCTCCGGCGTTAAGAGCATCAAATACCGCATCGGATAAACTGCTGACGACAATAACGGGAACCGGATACTGCGGTATGAGCTTTTTTACGAATTCAATGCCGTTCATTTTTGGCATCTCTATATCGCAAGTTATTACATCCGGTTCATATGTTAATATTTTATCGCGGGCATCGAAGGGATCTGAGGCCTTTGCTACAACTTCGATCTGAGGATCGGTCGAAAGGCCTCTGGATAAAATTTCTCTGGACAAAATAGAATCGTCAATTACCAATACTCTGATTTTTCCTTCACGCATTTTTTTCCTCCGGATATTATTCTTTTCTGTATACGGCCGGCATTATATATTTATATCGTGTGATCTCCCTGTTAAGTGATTCCGAATGCCCCACAAACAGGTATCCGCCAGGTTCGGTACAGTCATAAAACTTTTCAATGA is a window from the Oscillospiraceae bacterium genome containing:
- a CDS encoding chemotaxis response regulator protein-glutamate methylesterase — protein: MREGKIRVLVIDDSILSREILSRGLSTDPQIEVVAKASDPFDARDKILTYEPDVITCDIEMPKMNGIEFVKKLIPQYPVPVIVVSSLSDAVFDALNAGAVDFVTKPNEQSAKSVEAVINDLINKVKIASKAKVRFKRVRDTATTDVPIRCDHKRIIGIGASTGGTEALFHVLKKLPPSIPGIVIVQHIPPVFSAMFADRMNTQTALNVKEAQDGDSVETGKVLIAPGDKHMRVKKIGDKYKVDVFMGNEVNGHRPSVDVLFDSMAAECGKSAVGVILTGMGQDGAKGILKMRNNGAITIGQDEKTSVVYGMPKIAYEIGGVERQLGLDDIPDMIINVY